The following coding sequences are from one Neurospora crassa OR74A linkage group I, whole genome shotgun sequence window:
- the mob-2b gene encoding protein kinase activator, with protein sequence MPSPSNNSISSQSSANLSSKLPPLPASPSLSQSIGMMGTGEEALNAYHLPRPLPLWLNPTAAKHIVKGNFMTLSARPKTVEQGEWIAHQVVEHYRNLWNFVRVVYEKEEDGKSICNSITCPRMSAGTNHSYTWLNSRFEPIELPAYEYITLMQRWISGKIDDTKMFPTEASGVSFAHNPQITTTALLTGPDDWIGKRSGFPKEFFNICQTIFLQMFRVYAHLYWAHFTEPFYHLNLEKQLNSCFSHFVLTATALDMLKPAELEPMQPLIDLWAANGTFPPESKAYEYANLKVGTRLMQMAGLA encoded by the exons atGCCCTCACCCAGCAACAACTCCATCTCCAGCCAGAGCTCAGCCAACCTGTCCTCCAAGCTACCGCCACTTCCTGCCTCACCCTCACTATCTCAGTCAATCGGTATGATGGGCACTGGTGAAGAGGCCCTCAACGCCTATCATCTTCCCAGGCCACTGCCACTGTGGCTGAACCCGACGGCCGCGAAGCACATCGTCAAGGGCAACTTTATGACACTCAGCGCTAGGCCCAAGACGGTGGAGCAGGGCGAGTGGATTGCTCATCAAG TGGTTGAGCATTACCGCAACTTGTGGAACTTTGTCAGAGTTGTAtacgaaaaggaagaggatggaaagTCGATTTGCAACTCCATTACCTGCCCCAGGATGTCCGCTGGAAC GAACCACTCGTACACGTGGCTAAACAGCCGCTTTGAGCCCATTGAGCTCCCAGCATATGAGTACATTACTCTGATGCAGCGGTGGATTTCGGGCAAGATTGACGATACCAAGATGTTCCCCACCGAGGCGTCGGGGGTTTCGTTTGCGCATAACCCTCAGATTACCACAACGGCACTTTTGACGGGTCCTGACGACTGGATCGGCAAGCGCAGCGGATTCCCCAAGGAGTTTTTCAACATTTGCCAGACCATCTTCCTCCAGATGTTCCGCGTCTACGCTCACCTTTACTGGGCCCACTTTACGGAGCCCTTCTACCATTTGAACTTGGAGAAGCAACTCAACAGCTGTTTCAGCCATTTTGTGCTGACAGCGACCGCCCTCGATATGCTCAAGCCGGCCGAGCTTGAGCCAATGCAGCCTTTGATTGATCTCTGGGCCGCCAATGGTACCTTTCCACCGGAATCGAAGGCTTATGAGTACGCCAACTTGAAGGTTGGCACTCGCCTGATGCAGATGGCAGGCCTGGCTTAA
- a CDS encoding N-acetylglucosamine-phosphate mutase, with product MAHHDERILAAAQKHAIVPLEQGQLYKYGTAGFRMKADLLDGVTFRVGLLASLRSRKLNSQTIGVMITASHNPAVDNGVKIVDPMGEMLEQDWEHLATNLVNAPTPEDLVQYYNQLATDLKIDLSAPAKVIYGRDTRPSGHTLVAALAAALEATETEQVDYKILTTPQLHYLVRATNTEGTPTSYGEVSEVGYYKKMADAFVRALKGRRINGPLIVDCANGVGGPKLAEFLKHVPQDKVNFEVKIVNDDVLRPEVLNLESGADFVKTKQRAPPKPAPQPGVRSCSLDGDADRLIYYWIDPDTGFFMLDGDRISSLAASFIGDLVESAGLKDELRIGVVQTAYANGASTNYIRSHLKLPVMCTPTGVKHLHHVAQSFDIGVYFEANGHGTVLFSPDALRAFKTTEPQSPAQQDALTTLAALSDLINQTVGDAISDMLLVEVILAHKNWSLRDWAMTYNDLPNRLVRVVVGNKDLFQTTDAERRLSHPEGAQEQIDAAVKKYKDARAFARASGTENACRVYAEAATNSEAIELAKQVAQIIERFGGNSQ from the exons ATGGCGCATCACGACGAACGCATCCTGGCTGCTGCCCAGAAGCATGCCATTGTTCCCTTGGAGCAGGGGCAGCTATACAAGTATGGCACTGCGGGGTTCCGCATGAAGGCTGACCTGCTCGACGGCGTCACCTTCCGCGTCGGCTTGCTGGCGTCTCTGCGCAGCCGCAAGCTCAACTCCCAGACCATCGGTGTCATGATCACCGCTAGTCACAACCCCGCCGTCGACAATGGTGTCAAGATCGTTGACCCCATGGGCGAGATGCTCGAGCAGGACTGGGAGCATCTTGCGACCAACCTCGTCAACGCTCCTACCCCGGAGGACCTTGTCCAATACTACAACCAGCTTGCGACCGACCTCAAGATCGACCTGAGTGCTCCCGCCAAGGTCATCTATGGACGCGACACGAGGCCATCCGGCCACACTCTTGTCGCCGCCCTTGCCGCCGCCTTGGAAGCTACCGAGACAGAGCAGGTCGACTATAAGATTTTGACTACCCCTCAGCTGCACTACTTGGTCCGCGCTACCAACACTGAAGGCACCCCCACCTCCTACGGCGAAGTCAGCGAAGTCGGATACTACAAGAAGATGGCCGATGCCTTCGTTCGCGCCTTGAAGGGCAGGAGAATCAACGGCCCCTTGATTGTCGATTGCGCCAACGGTGTCGGAGGCCCCAAGCTCGCCGAGTTCCTCAAGCACGTTCCCCAGGACAAGGTCAATTTTGAGGTCAAGATCGTCAATGACGACGTTCTGCGTCCCGAGGTCCTCAACCTCGAG TCCGGTGCCGATTTCGTCAAGACCAAGCAACGCGCTCCCCCCAAGCCCGCGCCCCAGCCCGGCGTAAGGTCCTGCTCTCTCGATGGCGATGCCGACCGCTTAATCTACTACTGGATCGATCCCGATACCGGCTTCTTCATGCTCGACGGTGACCGCATCTCCTCTCTTGCTGCCTCCTTCATCGGTGACCTTGTCGAGAGCGCCGGTCTCAAGGATGAGCTCCGCATTGGTGTTGTCCAGACCGCCTATGCCAACGGTGCTAGCACCAACTACATCCGTTCCCACCTTAAGCTGCCCGTCATGTGCACTCCCACTGGCGTCAAGCACCTCCACCACGTCGCCCAGAGCTTCGATATCGGTGTCTACTTTGAGGCCAACGGCCACGGCACCGTTCTCTTCTCTCCTGATGCTCTGAGAGCCTTCAAGACCACCGAGCCGCAGTCCCCCGCCCAGCAAGATGCTCTCACCACCCTCGCCGCCCTCAGCGACCTGATCAACCAGACCGTCGGTGACGCCATCTCCGACATGCTCCTCGTTGAGGTCATCCTGGCGCACAAGAACTGGTCCCTCCGTGACTGGGCCATGACCTACAACGATCTTCCCAACAGGCTCGTCCGCGTTGTCGTCGGCAACAAGGATCTCTTCCAGACCACTGATGCCGAGCGTCGCCTGTCCCACCCCGAAGGTGCCCAGGAGCAGATCGATGCCGCCGTCAAAAAGTACAAGGATGCCCGTGCCTTTGCCCGCGCCAGTGGTACCGAGAACGCCTGCCGTGTGTACGCCGAGGCCGCCACCAACAGTGAGGCCATTGAGCTCGCCAAGCAGGTTGCGCAGATTATTGAGCGATTCGGCGGAAACAGCCAGTAG
- a CDS encoding DNA polymerase POL4 — translation MSFQTLAEKVAFFEVLDALSETISDDEKFDTQEQEHRARSKAFFSSKAKPKPKSNPNIPTIPQTQPPAATLSTPLSKTSSRVDIIKATPGARDLRKTALKNTTDTPSVSDTSLVVTETPQPSTSSARPVPPLLQRSATLPIPSTTRLVSSPHHQQSPSGTSSTRKRKRQAEANAVPEADQIFRTLMFFYIPNDNVAPARRLRIARAQQYGAKWVRSLEKATHVIVDKRLAYHDIQSVLEATPTTSAPVIVNEDYPIDCIQFRTILNADQARYHIPGRPHPASPTLIAQATDTHAPSQISNRSLQVKVSTAKRRKQVPSSQDKTQSQSEESVPLAESIDVQEKGAKPVAEEQIVEDVADDDYIPEPRPPIIPSLLSGGPRLTSSLQKISPHHQDDSPEDDPKDELSGCIELLQQYKDLPLDGPLEDDAQSVISCQEEIISESEIEEGSPHERTQQRRSQRTRRPTQKQIASEDRFACNKGGTKDKAAEAQNPNARTIEVLQSMCDYYSRVSDQWRTTAYRKAIATLKRQNTRITTADEAYHLPSIGKRLAEKIEEIVTTDSLRRLEYAQASPLDHVLATFLKIYDVGNGRANKWISQGFRTLDDLKQKANLTHNQRIGVDHYEDLNTRIPRREVTAIGDYIKKEAAQIDPAVELLIGGSYRRGAESSRDVDFIITKKNTTSSADLVPFFERLLKVLTDKGCVVATLSALHADRKGKDGPGSKWLGCCVLPRADGPTSDKMITRRSAKSASSSTPRPIWRRVDFLLVPETEYGAALIYFTGNDIFNRSMRLLASKKGMRLNQRGLYKEVMRGRGRVKVTEGQLVEGRDERRIFEILGVKWREPEERWC, via the coding sequence ATGAGCTTCCAAACACTCGCAGAAAAGGTCGCCTTCTTCGAGGTGCTGGACGCCCTCAGTGAGACCATCAGTGATGATGAGAAATTCGACACCCAGGAACAAGAACATCGCGCAAGAAGCAAGGCCTTCTTCAGTTCCAAGGCGAAGCCAAAGCCTAAGTCAAACCCAAATATCCCGACAATTCCTCAGACACAGCCGCCGGCAGCAACACTTTCGACTCCACTCTCCAAAACATCATCGCGGGTCGACATCATCAAAGCCACTCCAGGAGCGCGGGATCTCCGAAAAACTGCCCTCAAGAACACAACAGACACACCCAGTGTCTCAGATACTTCCCTTGTCGTAACAGAAACACCACAACCAAGCACAAGCTCTGCTCGGCCGGTTCCCCCGTTGCTGCAGAGAAGTGCGACGTTGCCCATACCGTCAACTACAAGATTGGTTTCATcacctcatcatcaacaatctCCGTCAGGCACATCTTCAACGAGGAAGCGAAAACGCCAAGCCGAGGCAAACGCTGTACCGGAAGCAGACCAGATATTCCGCACTCTCATGTTCTTCTACATTCCCAACGACAACGTTGCCCCTGCCCGACGACTGCGCATTGCCAGAGCCCAGCAATATGGGGCCAAGTGGGTTCGCTCTCTGGAAAAAGCTACTCATGTCATTGTCGATAAGCGTCTGGCCTATCATGATATTCAGAGTGTTCTGGAAGCTACCCCTACAACATCTGCTCCAGTCATTGTTAACGAAGATTATCCCATAGACTGTATTCAGTTCCGCACAATCCTCAACGCGGACCAGGCTCGCTATCACATCCCAGGTCGACCTCATCCAGCTTCACCGACACTAATTGCGCAGGCAACAGATACCCATGCACCATCCCAAATCTCCAACCGGTCGCTACAGGTCAAGGTCTCGACAGCAAAAAGGAGAAAGCAGGTCCCTAGTTCGCAAGATAAAACTCAGTCACAAAGCGAGGAATCAGTCCCTTTGGCTGAGTCCATTGACGTACAAGAGAAGGGCGCTAAACCTGTGGCTGAGGAGCAAATAGTTGAAGATGTGGCGGATGATGATTACATACCAGAACCGAGGCCACCCATCATCCCAAGCCTACTTTCTGGTGGTCCTCGCTTAACAAGTAGCCTACAAAAAATATCACCTCATCATCAAGACGATTCTCCGGAAGATGACCCGAAAGACGAGCTTTCGGGATGTATTGAACTCCTACAACAGTACAAAGACCTTCCCTTGGATGGTCCTCTAGAGGATGATGCTCAGTCAGTCATCTCCTGCCAGGAGGAGATCATATCTGAATCCGAAATAGAGGAGGGCTCTCCACATGAACGCACCCAACAGCGCCGCTCACAACGAACACGTCGACCCACCCAGAAACAAATCGCATCTGAAGATCGGTTTGCCTGTAACAAGGGTGGGACTAAGGACAAAGCCGCTGAAGCCCAAAACCCCAATGCCAGGACAATCGAGGTTCTCCAATCAATGTGCGACTACTACAGCCGAGTTTCTGATCAATGGCGCACTACTGCCTACCGTAAAGCAATTGCTACTCTCAAGCGTCAGAATACTAGAATTACCACGGCAGATGAAGCATACCATCTCCCCAGCATTGGGAAGAGACTGGCTGAAAAGATCGAAGAAATTGTCACAACTGATTCGCTTCGGCGCCTTGAGTACGCCCAAGCCTCGCCACTGGACCATGTTCTTGCAACGTTCCTCAAGATTTACGATGTTGGAAATGGCCGTGCCAATAAGTGGATTTCTCAGGGCTTCAGGACGTTGGATGACTTGAAGCAGAAAGCAAATTTGACGCACAATCAACGGATTGGTGTCGACCACTACGAAGACCTGAACACGCGCATTCCGAGAAGAGAGGTAACTGCCATTGGCGACTACATCAAGAAAGAGGCAGCACAAATTGATCCAGCTGTCGAGTTGCTCATTGGGGGTAGTTATCGGCGTGGAGCGGAGAGCTCGAGGGATGTGGATTTCATCATTACCAAGAAAAACACTACCTCGTCAGCCGACTTGGTTCCTTTCTTTGAGCGGCTGCTCAAGGTCCTGACGGACAAGGGCTGTGTGGTCGCTACTTTATCGGCTCTACATGCGGACCggaaagggaaggatggACCAGGCAGTAAGTGGCTCGGCTGCTGTGTGCTGCCACGGGCAGACGGACCCACAAGCGACAAGATGATAACCAGGAGATCTGCCAAGTCAGCTTCATCAAGCACTCCACGTCCGATATGGCGCAGAGTAGATTTTCTGCTTGTCCCCGAAACCGAGTACGGCGCCGCATTGATCTACTTTACTGGGAACGATATCTTCAACCGGAGTATGCGTCTCCTTGCATCAAAGAAGGGGATGCGGTTGAACCAGAGGGGTTTGTACAAGGAGGTTATGAGGGGACGTGGCAGGGTGAAGGTCACAGAGGGACAATTGGTTGAGGGCAGAGATGAGAGAAGAATTTTTGAGATCCTTGGGGTCAAGTGGCGCGAACCAGAGGAAAGATGGTGTTAA
- a CDS encoding cystathionine beta-synthase has translation MTDIMAQPMTTEGSPSIPELQQPFVSKWASRYRGATVEDLDPPAALSLNPSDPISLALLSAFERDYTHLTIVDSQTRALLGYISIPQLQARLERGEVKPEDEVRTAMMRFRRKDAAKYQVITMETPLEELEAFFAGVATAGQKQDFAVITDENRRFVLGVATVADLEEFVKRRPA, from the exons ATGACTGATATCATGGCGCAGCCCATGACCACAGAAGGATCGCCCTCGATTCCCGAGCTTCAGCAGCCCTTTGTCTCGAAATGGGCTTCCAGATATCGCGGG GCCACAGTAGAAGACCTCGACCCTCCCGCCGCCCTCTCCCTTAACCCCTCGGACCCCATCTCGctcgccctcctctccgccttTGAGCGCGACTACACCCACCTGACCATCGTCGACTCGCAGACCCGCGCCCTGCTCGGCTACATCTCCATCCCGCAGCTGCAAGCCCGCCTCGAGCGCGGCGAGGTCAAGCCCGAAGATGAGGTGCGCACCGCCATGATGCGCTTCCGTCGCAAGGACGCCGCCAAGTACCAGGTCATCACCATGGAGACACCTTTGGAGGAACTCGAGGCCTTCTTCGCCGGCGTTGCCACGGCAGGCCAGAAGCAGGACTTTGCCGTCATCACGGATGAGAATAGGCGGTTCGTCCTGGGTGTGGCGACGGTGGCGGATCTGGAGGAGTTTGTCAAGAGGAGGCCTGCGTAA
- a CDS encoding NAD dependent epimerase/dehydratase, whose protein sequence is MAEKPSVLIIGGLGYIGRFLALHIHKNNLASEVRIVDKVLPQLAWLAPEFEEACAGPKFMQADASREQSLQRIFDRSNGKQWDYVFNCGGETRYSQEEEVYKLRSLELSLAVGREAAKRGVKCFIELSTGMVYKPDSAPSKEQDKLKPWSKIAVFKLQAEEELAKIPGLNLAIVRLSHVYGPYASQWVATALCMARVYQALGSEMKWLWTKNLCTNTVHIHDVTRALWQVAEWYAAGKAKWDAAKMGPTPTFNVVDKGRTTQGIMADLIGDVFGIKTGFQGTIISNFAKIHLHDVVEDVNDELLGPWAGLLEDAGITKPGPLTPFMEAELLKDTDLSMDGSRLEELLGFKYEKPQINKELLQEVIESYKRMKWWP, encoded by the exons ATGGCCGAAAAACCGTCGGTCCTCATCATCGGTGGTCTCGGCTACATTGGCCGTTTCCTCGCCCTTCACATTCACAAGAACAACCTCGCTTCCGAAGTGCGCATTGTCGACAAGGTCCTGCCCCAGCTTGCCTGGCTGGCGCCCGAGTTTGAGGAAGCGTGCGCGGGACCCAAGTTCATGCAGGCGGATGCGAGCAGAGAGC AGTCTCTCCAAAGGATATTTGACCGATCTAACGGAAAGCAATGGGACTATGTCTTCAACTGCGGCGGTGAGACGCGCTACTcacaggaagaggaggtgtaCAAGCTGCGCTCGCTCGAGCTGTCGTTAGCCGTGGGAAGAGAAGCCGCCAAGCGGGGTGTCAAGTGCTTCATCGAGCTGAGTACGGGGATGGTCTATAAGCCGGACTCGGCGCCTAGCAAGGAGCAGGACAAGCTGAAGCCATGGAGCAAGATTGCCGTCTTCAAGCTgcaggccgaggaggagttggcCAAGATTCCAGg ACTCAACCTCGCTATCGTCCGTCTCTCCCACGTGTACGGCCCGTACGCGTCGCAATGGGTCGCGACCGCCCTCTGCATGGCGCGCGTCTACCAAGCCCTCGGGTCCGAGATGAAGTGGCTCTGGACCAAGAACCTCTGCACCAACACGGTGCACATCCACGACGTGACGCGCGCTCTCTGGCAGGTGGCCGAATGGTACGCGGCTGGCAAGGCTAAGTGGGATGCGGCCAAGATGGGCCCCACCCCGACGTTCAACGTGGTCGACAAGGGCCGCACGACGCAGGGCATCATGGCGGACCTGATCGGCGACGTGTTCGGCATCAAGACGGGCTTCCAGGgcaccatcatctccaactTTGCCAAGATCCACCTGCACGACGTGGTGGAGGACGTCAACGACGAGCTGCTGGGCCCTTGGGCGGGTCTGCTCGAGGACGCGGGGATAACGAAGCCGGGGCCCCTGACCCCCTTTATGGAGGCGGAGCTGCTCAAGGATACCGACCTCAGCATGGATGGTTCACGGCTGGAGGAGCTACTCGGGTTCAAGTATGAGAAACCCCAGATCAACAAGGAGCTGTTGCAGGAGGTCATCGAGAGCTATAAGCGCATGAAGTGGTGGCCTTAG
- the prm-1 gene encoding protein arginine N-methyltransferase 1 yields MAANDQMDIEVAEQKLKSMDHAEQHYFNSYNHHGIHEEMLKDEVRTKSYMHSIVQNKHLFKDKIVLDVGCGTGILSMFAAKAGAKHVIGVDMSTIIFKAREIVKVNGLSDKITLIQGKMEEIELPFPKVDIIISEWMGYFLLYESMLDTVLYARDRYLAPGGLIFPDKATIFIAGIEDGDYKDEKIGFWDNVYGFDYSPLKETALSEPLVDTVDVKTVVTDPVNILTLDLYTCTTADLAFKTNFELVARRDDFIHALVAWFDIDFTACHKPIRFSTGPHTQYTHWKQTVFYLKDVLTVQQGEKVQCSLHNRPNQKNKRDLDITVDYKFENQDPTRQAEGRCLYKMC; encoded by the exons ATGGCGGCCAACGATCAGATGGACATTGAGGTTGCCGAGCAGAAGCTCAAGAGCATGGATCACGCCGAGCAGCACTACTTCAACAG CTATAACCACCATG GCATCCACGAGGAAATGTTGAAGGACGAGGTCAGAACCAAGTCATACATGCACTCTATCGTCCAGAACAAGCATCTCTTTAAGGACAAGATCGTTCTCGATGTCGGTTGCGGTACTGGTATCCTCTCCAT GTTTGCCGCTAAGGCCGGCGCCAAGCACGTTATTGGTGTTGACATGtccaccatcatcttcaagGCTCGTGAGATTGTCAAGGTCAACGGTCTCTCCGACAAGATCACCCTGATCCAGGgcaagatggaggagatcGAGCTTCCCTTCCCCAAGGTTGACATCATCATCTCTGAGTGGATGGGTTATTTCCTCCTCTACGAGTCCATGTTGGACACTGTCCTCTACGCCCGTGACCGTTACCTGGCTCCCGGCGGTCTTATCTTCCCCGACAAGGCTACCATCTTCATTGCTGGTATCGAGGACGGTGACTACAAGGATGAGAAGATTGGCT TCTGGGACAACGTCTACGGATTCGATTACAGCCCTCTTAAGGAGACTGCTCTCTCCGAGCCTCTTGTCGACACTGTTGACGTTAAGACCGTCGTCACTGACCCCGTCAACATCTTGACTCTCGACCTTTACACTTGCACCACTGCCGACCTGGCTTTCAAGACCAACTTCGAGCTCGTCGCCAGACGCGATGACTTCATCCACGCCCTTGTCGCCTGGTTCGACATTGACTTCACTGCCTGCCACAAGCCCATCCGCTTCTCGACCGGTCCCCACACCCAGTACACCCACTGGAAGCAGACCGTCTTCTACCTCAAGGACGTCCTCACCGTCCAGCAGGGCGAGAAGGTTCAGTGCTCGCTCCACAACCGCCCCAACCAGAAGAACAAGCGTGATCTTGATATCACCGTCGATTACAAGTTCGAGAACCAAGACCCCACGAGGCAGGCTGAGGGCAGGTGCTTGTACAAGATGTGCTAG
- a CDS encoding mitochondrial phosphate carrier protein 2: MPSVYPGLDILQNTFGSSYQPKSNGATPLQARTDLYPAYSIVDDAKSKAKKLSAEAAHEFDVASQKAQAKTGHIELYSSQYYAACTFGGLMACGVTHTAVTPLDLVKTRRQIDSKLYKGNFQAWGHILRHEGVRGIFTGWSPTFFGYSAQGAFKYGWYEFFKKKYSDLAGPENAHKYKTALYLSASASAEFLADIALCPFEAIKVRMQGTIPSQYKGTFDGFSQITAKEGWGGLYKGLYPLWGRQIPYTMMKFASFETIVEMIYDRLPGGKSDYGKAAQTGVSFVAGYAAGILCAIVSHPADVMVSKLNAYRKPGEGMGAVTSRIYKDIGFKGLWNGLPVRIVMIGTLTGLQWMIYDYFKVFMGLPTTGGAAPPAEKPAQHS, encoded by the exons ATGCCGAGCGTATACCCAGGACTCGATATCCTCCAGAACACGTTTGGTAGTTCATACCAGCCCAAGTCCAATGGCGCGACTCCTCTCCAGGCCCGCACCGATCTTTATCCCGCATACTCGATAGTCGACGATGCGAAGAGCAAGGCAAAGAAGCTGAGCGCTGAAGCCGCTCACGAGTTTGACGTTGCCAGCCAAAAGGCCCAGGCCAAGACTGGACACATTGAGCTGTACTCCTCCCAATACTATGCCGCATGCACATTCGGTGGCTTGATGGCCTGT GGCGTCACTCACACTGCGGTAACACCGTTGGATCTTGTCAAGACGAGACGCCAGATCGACTCGAAGCTGTACAAGGGCAACTTCCAAGCTTGGGGTCACATTCTCAGGCACGAAGGTGTTCGCGGCATCTTCACCGGTTGGAGTCCGACCTTCTTCGGTTACTCGGCCCAGGGTGCGTTCAAGTATGGCTGGTATGAGTTTTTCAAGAAAAAGTATTCGGACCTCGCTGGTCCCGAAAACGCGCACAAGTACAAGACAGCACTGTACCTGAGCGCGTCCGCCTCGGCAGAATTCTTGGCCGATATTGCGCTCTGCCCCttcgaggccatcaaggtccgCATGCAGGGTACCATTCCGTCGCAGTACAAGGGCACCTTTGATGGCTTCAGCCAGATCACGGCCAAGGAAGGCTGGGGCGGTCTCTACAAGGGTCTCTACCCTCTCTGGGGTCGCCAAATCCCTTACACCATGATGAAGTTCGCTTCGTTCGAGACCATTGTTGAGATGATCTACGACCGTCTGCCCGGTGGCAAGAGCGACTACGGCAAGGCTGCCCAGACCGGAGTCTCCTTCGTTGCTGGTTATGCTGCCGGTATCCTCTGCGCCATTGTGTCTCACCCCGCCGATGTCATGGTCAGCAAGCTCAACGCCTACCGCAAGCCCGGCGAGGGAATGGGTGCTGTCACTTCGAGAATCTACAAGGACATTGGCTTCAAGGGTCTCTGGAACGGTCTGCCAGTGAGAATTGTCATGATTGGTACCCTTACCGGTCTGCAGTGGATGATTTATGACTACTTCAAGGTCTTCATGGGTCTGCCTACCACTGGTGGTGCCGCACCCCCTGCGGAGAAGCCCGCGCAGCACTCTTGA